From Acipenser ruthenus chromosome 2, fAciRut3.2 maternal haplotype, whole genome shotgun sequence, a single genomic window includes:
- the LOC117403913 gene encoding occludin-like, which produces MSSKPYGSPPPYQPGSGYNPSNYAPSRDVYGEPMGSQPAFSYYPEEEQEQNFYKWTSPPGIIKILAVIIVILCVGIFACIASTLAWDVDMANMGGMGMGMGTGIGGYGGYGGGFGSGSSSYGGYTGAGMGVGGNYTDPRTAKGFLIAMAAICFIGMLAVFIITVSRSNIARSRKFYLGVTISCAILAIMMFIATIVYLIGVNPTAQAAGSAFYNQVLMLCAQFQNPQQSGIFINQYLYHYCVVEPQEAIAIVFGMIVTVALAIMIFFAVKTRGKMNKYGKMNINWEKEHVPVEGTANVEDWVNNVTGEPDDLMSNYPEKFNGSMCVVDEEPSRDQSPPPKVSAPLMSMPPPNVYSSSSEGPSTQRKPPKKRRPGRARKADTQDYETDYTTGAESGEELDNDDLESEYPPITGVQQRQEYKREFDADLQEYKKLQAEMDEINKDLSQLDRQLDELQEGTQEYESVADEFYLLKDKKKSADYQKKKQRCKYLKAKLSHIKKVVADYDRS; this is translated from the exons ATGTCTTCAAAACCATATGGAAGCCCTCCGCCCTATCAGCCTGGGAGTGGATA CAACCCATCAAACTATGCACCGAGCAGAGACGTGTACGGGGAGCCTATGGGTTCCCAGCCTGCATTCTCCTACTATCCAGAGGAGGAGCAGGAACAGAATTTCTACAAGTGGACCTCCCCGCCAGGAATCATCAAGATCCTCGCCGTAATCATCGTCATCCTGTGTGTCGGCATCTTTGCCTGCATAGCTTCCACGCTGGCTTGGGACGTAGACATGGCCAACATGGGTGGCATGGGCATGGGCATGGGCACAGGAATCGGAGGGTACGGCGGATACGGGGGCGGCTTCGGCTCGGGATCCTCATCCTACGGCGGCTACACCGGGGCAGGAATGGGCGTTGGAGGCAACTACACCGACCCTCGCACAGCCAAGGGCTTCCTGATTGCCATGGCTGCCATTTGCTTTATCGGGATGCTGGCGGTGTTCATCATCACTGTCTCCAGGTCGAACATAGCCAGGTCTCGAAAGTTCTACCTGGGTGTGACCATCTCCTGCGCCATCCTTGCCATCATGATGTTCATCGCCACCATCGTCTACCTCATTGGGGTGAACCCCACTGCGCAGGCCGCTGGCTCCGCCTTCTACAACCAAGTGCTCATGCTGTGCGCGCAGTTCCAGAACCCGCAGCAATCGGGGATCTTCATCAACCAGTATCTGTACCACTACTGCGTCGTGGAACCACAAGAG GCCATTGCCATCGTGTTTGGCATGATCGTCACTGTGGCATTGGCCATTATGATTTTCTTTGCTGTGAAAACACGCGGCAAGATGAATAAATATGGGAAAATGAACATCAACTGGGAAAAGGAGCATGTTCCAGTCGAAGGAACAGCCAATGTCGAGGATTGG GTAAACAATGTGACGGGAGAGCCAGATGATCTGATGTCCAACTATCCGGAGAAATTCAACGGCTCAATGTGTGTGGTGGATGAGGAGCCCAGCAGAGACCAGTCCCCCCC TCCTAAAGTGTCGGCTCCTCTGATGAGCATGCCGCCCCCCAACGTGTACAGCAGCAGCTCGGAGGGCCCGTCGACTCAGAGGAAGCCGCCCAAGAAGAGGAGACCAGGCCGGGCCAGGAAAGCAGACACACAGGACTACGAGACAGACTACACCACCGGAGCGGAGTCCGGGGAGGAGCTGGACAACGACGACCTTGAAAG CGAGTACCCTCCGATCACTGGAGTCCAGCAGAGGCAGGAATACAAGCGCGAGTTTGACGCTGACCTGCAGGAATACAAGAAGCTGCAGGCGGAGATGGACGAAATCAACAAGGACCTGTCTCAGCTGGACagacagctggatgagctgcaggAGGGGACGCAGGAGTACGAG TCTGTTGCTGATGAATTTTACTTATTAAAGGACAAAAAGAAA TCTGCCGATTATCAGAAGAAAAAACAGCGCTGCAAATACCTGAAAGCAAAACTCTCTCACATCAAGAAGGTGGTCGCTGACTACGACCGATCATAA